TCTTGGGGGACGGACTCCTTTAATCGAGATAAAGTCGGGAGAAATTAGATGGAAACCGGGACAGAAACAGTTAAACGAGGTCACGCCCAGATGCTCAAGGGCGGTGTAATCATGGATGTGGTCACTCCGGAGCATGCCCGGATCGCGGAAGAAGCCGGCGCGTGCGCGGTAATGGCCCTGGAGAGGGTCCCCGCGGACATCCGAGCCCACGGCGGAGTTGCCCGCATGAGCGATCCCGGCCTCATCCTGGAAATAATGAAAGCCGTAACGATTCCTGTGATGGCAAAGTGCCGCATCGGCCATTTCGTGGAAGCCCAGATATTGGAGGCCATTGGCGTCGACTACATCGACGAAAGCGAGGTCCTCACGCCCGCGGATGAACAGCATCACATCGAAAAGTCTGCTTTCAAAGTGCCGTTTGTTTGTGGATGCAGGAATCTCGGCGAGGCCCTGAGACGCATCGGCGAGGGCGCTGCAATGATCCGGACCAAGGGCGAAGCGGGCACAGGTGATGTCGTCGAGGCTGTGCGGCACGCCAGGGCTGTTATCGGTGAGATTAGGCGGCTGACGAACATGCGGCCGGATGAATTGATGGCTTACTCAAAGGAGATCGGGGCTCCTTTCGAGTTGGTGAAGGAGACGGCTGAGAAAGGGAGGCTGCCGGTGGTCAATTTTGCCGCAGGAGGAGTGGCCACTCCCGCGGACGCGGCCCTTATGATGCAACTCGGAGTGGATGGCGTATTCGTCGGATCAGGCATATTCAAGAGCGGCAATCCTGCGCTCCGTGGCAAGGCAATTGTCGAAGCGGTAACACATTACAGTGATCCCAAGATCCTCGCGGATGTCAGCAAAGGGCTCGGCGAAGCCATGGTAGGCATCGGTGTGACCGAGCTGCCGCAAAATGCGAGACTCGCCGGACGGGGTTGGTAGAAATCGGATGAGGATCGGAGTTCTGGCGCTGCAAGGAGATTTTGAGGAGCACTGCGCGGTTCTAAGGCGACTCGGCGTTGAGCCTCGCGAGGTGAGATTACCGG
This sequence is a window from Desulfomonile tiedjei. Protein-coding genes within it:
- the pdxS gene encoding pyridoxal 5'-phosphate synthase lyase subunit PdxS encodes the protein METGTETVKRGHAQMLKGGVIMDVVTPEHARIAEEAGACAVMALERVPADIRAHGGVARMSDPGLILEIMKAVTIPVMAKCRIGHFVEAQILEAIGVDYIDESEVLTPADEQHHIEKSAFKVPFVCGCRNLGEALRRIGEGAAMIRTKGEAGTGDVVEAVRHARAVIGEIRRLTNMRPDELMAYSKEIGAPFELVKETAEKGRLPVVNFAAGGVATPADAALMMQLGVDGVFVGSGIFKSGNPALRGKAIVEAVTHYSDPKILADVSKGLGEAMVGIGVTELPQNARLAGRGW